The genomic window TACGATCAGGGTCGCCATGGAAAAGCGCCCCGAATTAACGGAACTCCAGCTGGCTACGGAAAATGCTGGCATGCAAACCAAGAGAAGGAAAAATGAATTGTACCCGCAATTGGATTTTACCGGCGGAATTCGTTACACGGGTCTCGGGGGCGATGCCTCAGACTCCAATGACGCCGTTTTTTCAGAGAGGTATCAGGGGGAATTTCTTGGCCTTGTCCTATCAATCCCTATCGGGAACCGGTCGGCAAGAAGCGAATACAATAAATCGAAGCTCAATGAACGCCAGACGATGATAAACTTCAAAAAGAAGGAGCTGGATATCGTTGTTGAAGTACGGGCGTCTGCACGGCAGGTAATGACGAATGTTGAACGGGTGAATGCCACGAGAAAGGCCAGAGAATTGGCCGCAAAACGATTAGAAAATGAGGAAACCAAATATCGTGTGGGCAGAACCACAAGCCTGGAAGTCCTGCGCGCACAGGAGAACCTTGCCATTGCGGAGTTTGAAGAGACGAGGGCGGTTATTGATTATAAAATATCGCAGGGAAATCTGGAGAAGGCAAAAGGCACCATCCTTGACGCTTACGATATCAGGCTGGAAGAAGAGGCAAAAACATGACGTTTCAGCATTTCAAAGTAGGGACACGGTGCGCCGTGTCCCTTCCCTACAGGCTCTGATTATAACGAGAACCCCGCCAGTCCTTGCGTCTCCAGTTCCTTCAATCGCAGCATGCGGCGCTGTTTTCTCCGCTCAGCCTCAGCCCATCGTCGTTTTCCCACATCCGTAACCGGCACAAACGACGTCAGGGGGCATGGACTACCAGTCGTATCCACCTTGACACAGGTGGAATAGGCTGTGCAGGTGTGGTGCACGGTATTGCTGATCGGGTTTTCTGCCAGCACCTTCACCCCAATTTCCATGGAAGACCTGCCCACATAATTGAGCGAAGTTGCCAGGGTGAGCACATTGCCTACGTAAATGGGATGATAAAAATCCAGGGCGTCCAGCGAGGCCGTCACAATAGTTCCTTTTGCGAACTTCATTGCCATGATGGCCATAATTTCATCAAGGATGAGGAGGAGTTTGCCCCCGTACATGAGGGTGCCGTAAAGAGCGTCTTCCGGGAAGACCAGACGATGAACGCGCAGGCTTAACTGTCCCGCGTCCTCTAAATTCGTGTCGTGCACCCGTTGTTTTCGCTGCGCTATTCGCGCCATCCTTCCTTCCCGTATCTCCCGGGCATACTGGTACAGTTTCATTTCCTTATCATCGGACGGTTCGATCTGTTGTCCTATCGGCACGGGCTTCCCCTGTGCATCGACGGAAACGAAGGACATCCTTGCGCGGGTGCAGAGTTTGTCCTCGTCACTGAATGCCCTGCAAAAGACCACAGCCTCAACCTCCAGGGAAGTATTTCCGATATGTTCAACCACGGCCCTGACGGTAACTACATCGCCGATGCGAACGGGCTGAAGAAAGAATAGATCTTCGATAGATGCCAGGAGCAATGGCCTTTTGGTTAATCGTAAGGCAGCCAGATTCCCTGCAGTAACAATCCAGTTCATCATCCATCCTCCGTACAAAGTGCCTGCGGGGTTGGCCTGCTGGGGGAAGATGTGGTGCAACATTTCTATAAGCGTGGAAGCAATGCTTATCATACAAAAATTACCCTATGGGAAAAGGTAGGATTGTCCATTTAATCAGGCTGCCTTCGGCGACCTTCCCAATGATAGGGGTAGGGAAGGCTTTCGCCTCTCCCCCCTCAGAACCATACAGGCGGGTCTCCCGCATACGGCTCTCCAGTCAGTGGTTACCCCTTCGGGATTGACCGTTGAAAATATAAATTGCGGATACGTGAACAATTCATACCTCATAATGATGACATCGATTCTCATCATTCACCTTATGCAAGCCGTCAACAGGTAGTCCGCTATAAGCCAGGTTCAAATCCGTTTCTACGGATTT from Candidatus Brocadia sp. includes these protein-coding regions:
- a CDS encoding acyl-CoA thioesterase; this translates as MISIASTLIEMLHHIFPQQANPAGTLYGGWMMNWIVTAGNLAALRLTKRPLLLASIEDLFFLQPVRIGDVVTVRAVVEHIGNTSLEVEAVVFCRAFSDEDKLCTRARMSFVSVDAQGKPVPIGQQIEPSDDKEMKLYQYAREIREGRMARIAQRKQRVHDTNLEDAGQLSLRVHRLVFPEDALYGTLMYGGKLLLILDEIMAIMAMKFAKGTIVTASLDALDFYHPIYVGNVLTLATSLNYVGRSSMEIGVKVLAENPISNTVHHTCTAYSTCVKVDTTGSPCPLTSFVPVTDVGKRRWAEAERRKQRRMLRLKELETQGLAGFSL